A window of the Longimicrobium sp. genome harbors these coding sequences:
- a CDS encoding addiction module protein, translating to MTQPLQDEDEDPAEVERAWDDEILRRVAELEAGTAELIPAEEVFAELRVRSRRFAAAGGDDEPA from the coding sequence ATGACTCAGCCGCTTCAGGATGAAGATGAAGATCCCGCCGAGGTCGAGCGTGCGTGGGATGACGAGATCCTTCGCCGCGTCGCCGAGCTCGAAGCCGGCACGGCTGAGTTGATCCCGGCCGAAGAAGTCTTCGCCGAACTTCGCGTCCGTTCCCGCCGGTTCGCGGCTGCTGGTGGTGATGATGAGCCAGCATAG
- a CDS encoding FkbM family methyltransferase produces MTGFVQRLLHRTGVHLARYPLRSEYENVLHDFLAGFGVGCVLDVGANVGRFGLALRRLGYGGRIASFEPVAATFERLRARAAGDPRWEAHRMALGLVDGEAEIRTFPGHENATLARLGDFAREWLPSALKDEGSERVPVRRLDTLLADGTVELDAPAFLKVDAEGFDWQVIEGAGSRVEGFVGLQMEMMVQPMWPDALPFGASVTRLAEMGFEPVAFSVANRARFSAIVVDGLFRNARFAPDPARAAEMWNPAGMGLSPQVWTHPADAEPSSRDSAGASWTA; encoded by the coding sequence ATGACCGGCTTCGTCCAGAGGCTCCTGCACCGCACCGGCGTGCACCTCGCCCGTTATCCGCTGCGCTCCGAGTACGAGAACGTGCTGCACGACTTCCTGGCCGGCTTCGGCGTGGGGTGCGTGCTGGACGTGGGCGCGAACGTGGGCCGCTTCGGGCTGGCGCTGCGCCGGCTGGGGTACGGTGGACGGATCGCGTCGTTCGAGCCCGTCGCGGCCACCTTCGAGCGGCTGCGGGCGCGCGCGGCCGGCGACCCGCGCTGGGAGGCGCACCGCATGGCGCTGGGCCTAGTGGACGGCGAGGCGGAGATCCGCACCTTTCCCGGCCACGAGAACGCCACGCTCGCGCGCCTGGGCGACTTCGCGCGCGAGTGGCTGCCCTCCGCGCTGAAGGACGAGGGCTCCGAGCGCGTACCGGTCCGCCGCCTCGACACGCTGCTCGCGGACGGGACGGTCGAGCTGGACGCGCCGGCGTTCCTGAAAGTCGACGCGGAGGGGTTCGACTGGCAGGTGATCGAGGGCGCCGGCTCGCGCGTGGAAGGCTTCGTGGGATTGCAGATGGAGATGATGGTGCAGCCGATGTGGCCCGACGCGCTGCCGTTCGGCGCCTCGGTCACGCGGCTGGCGGAGATGGGATTCGAGCCGGTCGCATTCTCCGTGGCCAACCGCGCGCGCTTCTCGGCGATCGTGGTCGACGGCCTGTTCCGCAACGCGCGCTTCGCCCCCGACCCCGCCCGTGCCGCGGAGATGTGGAATCCCGCGGGGATGGGACTGTCGCCACAGGTGTGGACGCATCCGGCCGATGCCGAGCCCTCCAGCCGCGACAGCGCCGGCGCATCCTGGACCGCGTAG
- the larC gene encoding nickel pincer cofactor biosynthesis protein LarC — protein MRGLIFDPFAGISGDMTVGALLDLGLPLEWLQSFVASLNLGDVRVGAERVNRKGIAATRLLLELPHEHAHRHLHHVVKIIEGTGVAPEVRDRAVHAFTLLAQSEAEVHGTTVERVHFHEVGAVDAIVDILSAVAGCAELGVTEYYTRPVALGRGWVDMAHGHFPVPPPAVLKLLNGIEVTDPSFEGECTTPTGAALIAALTGGRAAPAAYTPLASGFGAGTRDPQDRPNVLRLVLIEPREAEGDGDQVLVVQCDVDDLPPEYVPPLMEAVLAAGALDCTVTPVGMKKGRPGLRIEALAQPATLDAVSGALFHAGSSIGVRWWPVSRAVLPRRVETVTWRGEEVRVKRSRLPGGGERAKPEFEDVARAAGRLGISPLAAYRAMLSEGVAAEG, from the coding sequence TTGCGCGGACTGATCTTCGACCCCTTCGCCGGGATCAGCGGCGACATGACGGTGGGCGCCCTGCTGGACTTGGGGCTCCCGCTGGAGTGGCTGCAGTCCTTCGTCGCGTCGCTGAACCTGGGCGACGTGCGCGTGGGCGCCGAGCGCGTGAACCGCAAGGGAATCGCCGCCACGCGCCTGCTGCTGGAGCTGCCGCACGAGCACGCCCATCGCCATCTGCACCACGTGGTGAAGATCATCGAGGGCACCGGCGTGGCTCCCGAGGTGCGCGACCGCGCGGTGCACGCCTTCACCCTGCTGGCGCAGTCCGAGGCCGAGGTGCACGGGACGACCGTGGAGCGCGTGCACTTCCACGAGGTGGGCGCAGTGGACGCCATCGTCGACATCCTCTCCGCCGTCGCGGGGTGCGCGGAACTGGGCGTGACCGAATACTACACGCGCCCGGTGGCGCTGGGCCGCGGCTGGGTGGACATGGCGCACGGGCACTTTCCCGTGCCCCCGCCGGCGGTGCTCAAGTTGTTGAACGGCATCGAGGTAACGGACCCATCGTTCGAGGGCGAGTGTACCACGCCGACCGGTGCCGCCCTGATCGCCGCGCTCACCGGCGGCCGCGCCGCGCCCGCCGCGTACACCCCGCTGGCCAGCGGCTTCGGTGCCGGCACGCGCGACCCGCAGGACCGCCCCAACGTCCTCCGCCTGGTGCTCATCGAGCCGCGGGAAGCGGAGGGGGATGGAGATCAGGTGCTGGTCGTGCAGTGCGACGTGGACGACCTGCCGCCCGAGTACGTGCCGCCGCTGATGGAGGCGGTGCTGGCCGCCGGCGCGCTGGACTGCACCGTCACGCCGGTGGGGATGAAGAAGGGGCGCCCGGGCTTGCGGATCGAGGCGCTGGCGCAGCCGGCCACGCTGGACGCGGTGAGCGGCGCGCTCTTCCACGCCGGCTCGTCGATCGGCGTGCGCTGGTGGCCGGTGTCGCGCGCGGTGCTGCCGCGGCGGGTGGAGACCGTGACCTGGCGCGGCGAAGAGGTGCGGGTGAAGCGCTCGCGGCTCCCCGGCGGGGGCGAGCGGGCCAAGCCCGAGTTCGAGGACGTGGCGCGCGCCGCCGGGCGGCTGGGGATTTCCCCGCTGGCGGCGTACCGCGCCATGCTGTCGGAAGGCGTGGCGGCCGAGGGGTGA